Proteins from one Microbacterium sp. Root553 genomic window:
- a CDS encoding alpha/beta fold hydrolase, giving the protein MSVQIVLVHGIRTSATMWRSQLAFLREQGIPAVAVDLPGHGSRMAEDFTLHEALHTIDVAVRDAAARGPVLLVGHSMGGLLCLAYVGGADAPRVAGLIAASCTSLPRGAGLAAYRAIARAVDRLPDRGMWITARILEATIPEETRSDFAAGGYALDTQDTALRALAALDLATAVSRIDVPLWFVNGQWDQLRVNEALFRRLAPHAELIVVPRTTHLVTAMRPQIFNAVLRLGIATIESDAGDPR; this is encoded by the coding sequence GTGAGCGTCCAGATCGTCCTCGTGCACGGCATCCGCACGTCCGCGACCATGTGGCGCTCGCAGCTCGCCTTTCTCCGCGAGCAGGGCATCCCCGCCGTCGCGGTGGACCTGCCCGGGCACGGCTCGCGGATGGCCGAGGACTTCACCCTCCATGAAGCACTGCACACGATCGATGTCGCGGTGCGCGATGCCGCGGCCCGCGGGCCCGTGCTCCTGGTCGGTCATTCGATGGGCGGTCTGCTCTGCCTGGCCTACGTCGGAGGTGCCGATGCTCCGCGCGTGGCGGGGCTGATCGCCGCGTCGTGCACGTCACTCCCCCGCGGCGCCGGGCTGGCGGCCTACCGCGCGATCGCCCGCGCCGTCGACAGACTGCCCGACCGGGGCATGTGGATCACCGCGCGCATCCTCGAGGCGACCATCCCCGAGGAGACGCGCTCCGACTTCGCTGCGGGCGGCTACGCCCTCGACACTCAGGACACGGCGCTGCGCGCCCTCGCCGCTCTCGATCTCGCGACCGCGGTGTCCAGGATCGATGTGCCGCTGTGGTTCGTCAACGGACAGTGGGATCAGCTGCGAGTCAATGAGGCGCTGTTCCGCCGTCTCGCGCCGCATGCCGAGCTCATCGTCGTCCCCCGCACCACTCACCTGGTCACCGCGATGCGGCCGCAGATCTTCAACGCCGTGCTGCGTCTGGGCATCGCGACCATCGAGAGCGATGCCGGCGATCCTCGCTGA